The DNA segment AAGGCAAAGATTAACAAACATAACAAATCCGCTCGGTTATTATACTAGCGGATTTTTTTCTATGTAGGTTTTTTTCTCAAGCACTTCCTTTTTTTAAACATATACCATAAAGAGACTGATTAAAAAGCCATTTATACTTTATGGCTTCGACCTCATGACAAATGAAAGATATGGGAGTGTATTATGGAAAGCAAAAGTAATTTAACAAATGTAAAACTGGGAGAAAATGTAAAAATTTATGACTTTGTAAACGCCTATGGATGTGAAATAGGTGATGGTACCAGAATTGGAGCATTTGTAGAAATCCAAAAAGGCGTTAAAATCGGGAAAAATTGCAAAATCTCCAGCCACTCCTTTCTCTGTGAGGGAGTCTATATAGCGGATGGGGTTTTTATTGGGCATGGAGTGATGTTTACAAACGATATGTTCCCGAAGGCCACCAACGCAGATGGTACGCTGCAAACTGATGCTGAATGGACTTTGCTCGAAACGGTCGTTGAAGAGCGTGTATCCATTGGATCAGGCTGCACCATTTTGCCAGGCATCACTATAGGAAAAGGAGCATTGATAGGTGCTGGAAGTGTCGTTACAAAGAATGTTCCAGCAAATTCAATTGTTGCCGGAAACCCAGCCAAACTGATCCGCATTATTAAGGAATAATTCTCTTCTCCCATATCCAGATTATTATTCATTAGGAGGACAAGGAATGTTAAGAGCAGGTGTCATTGGCTGCGGCTACTGGGGACCAAATATAATCCGTAATCTGGATGCATTGCCGGAAGTCGATCTTATGTATATCGCTGATTTAAACACTGATCAACTAAACAAACAAAAAGCATTATATCCTCATGTTACTATCACCACAAACTATCAAGACATAATTAAGGATCCTTCCATTGACATGGTTTTAATTGTCACTCCAGTAAATACTCATTATCATTTTGCAAAAGAAGCACTCATGAACGGCAAACATGTCTTTATAGAAAAACCACTGACCAATTCTGTAAAGAGTTCTACAGATCTATGTAAGATGGCTGAATCAAAAAATCTTACACTGATGGTCGGACATACATTTATTTACACAAGTGCCGTCCGAAAAATGAAAGAAATTATTGATTCAGGAGAGATTGGAGAAATCAAATATATTTCTTCTCAACGGTTAAACATGGGCTTATATCAAAGGGATATTAATGTGCTATGGGATTTAGCACCACATGATTTGTCTATTGTTGACTACCTTATTGATGGACAAATCACAAAGGTAGAAGCCTATGGACAACGAAATGTGAATCCGGAATTGGAGGACACTGCATTTCTCAATTTAACTTTTTCAAATGGAGAAAAAGTCTACATTATGAATAGCTGGCAATATCCTGAGAAAGTCCGAAAAATGGCTGTTATAGGGACCGAGGGTATGATTATTTATGATGATATGGAGTCTGAGAAGAAAGTAAAGGTTTTTTTAAAGCATGTAGATATTTCACAGAATGATAATGGAGAAGTTTCCTATAGTTATATGAATGAAAGAGACTATATTCCAGAACTTGTTTTAAAAGAAGCTTTACATGTGGAGCTTGCTCATTTTGCAGATTGTGTACGTAACAATAAAGAGCCGCTTACCAGTGGAAATAAGGGTTTGAACGTTGTAAAAGTACTTGAAGAAAGTGATTTTTTATTAAGGAGCAATAAAAAATGACTATACCATTTTTAGATTTACAAGCCCAATATAGGAGTATAAAGGATGAAATAAAGGCAGCGGTCGAACAAATCTTTGAGAACTGCGCTTTTATCGGTGGACAAGAAGTTGAGAGATTCGAAAAAAGCTTCGCACAATATTGCCAAGCTGCTCATTGTGTGAGTGTGGCCAATGGAACAGATGCATTATGGCTTACTCTGAAGGCGATGGATATTGGCCCTGGCGATGAAGTGATCCTCCCTGCCAACACCTTCATCGCCACCGCTGAAGCCATTACTGCAGTAGGTGCATCCCCAGTATTTGTCGATCATGATATTGATACCTATACCATTAACACCTCTGCTATTTCAGATAAGATTTCCGAAAAGACAAAAGCGATTATTGCCGTCCATTTGTATGGACAGACAGCAGATATGGATCCGATATTAAAAATTGCCGCTGAGCATGGACTGAAAGTGATTGAAGATGCTGCTCAAGCACATGGGGCTGAATATAAAGGGATAAGGGCTGGGTCCATCGGTGATGCAGCGTGCTTTAGCTTTTATCCGGGCAAGAATTTAGGAGCCTATGGTGATGGTGGAGCAGTTGTAACAAACGACCAAAACCTAGCAGAAAAAGTACGCTTTTTAAGCCAGCATGGCAGCAAAGTAAAATACATTCATGAAATAGCTGGTTATAACAGCAGATTAGACGGAGTTCAAGCCGCTATCTTAAATATTAAGTTGAAATATATCGAGCAATGGACAGAAGCTAGAAGGAAAAATGCTGAACTTTATAGGAATCTATTAAAAGATTCTTCTATTGTTTTTCCAACGGAAAGAGAACATTGCAGACATGTATACCATCTTTTTGTTATTCGTGTGAAGAACCGCGATGTTGTTCAAAGAAATTTACTCAATCGGGGCATTCAAACAGGTATCCATTATCCTACGCCTATCCACTTATCAGAAGCCTATAGGAATCTTGGAATTCCAGAAGGCAGCTTCCCAATAAGTGAAGATTATGCAAAAGAACTATTATCACTACCTATGTACGCAGAGCTATCAGAGGATCAGATTAAGGAAATTTGTGATACTTTAAGAGATATTGTCGATTAAAAGGATAAAAATAAGAGGCTGATGATGTCAGCCTCTTATTTTTTATTATTAAATGCTTAATGCTAATCCCCATAATACATGTGCCGCAAAGCGAGGATAAAAACTTTTATCCTTATCATTTGGATAATACAATAGATCTGGAAACGGGCCGTATTCTTTATCAATAATCTGTATTAGATGATTTACCTTTTCTTGATGAGCGTATTTTGCATAAAAGGCTAATGCCATTCCTGCTCCCCAAAGGCGTGCTGGTCCTCGATTATTTTGAAATCTTAGAACTTGATCCTCCATAATAAAACTATTCATAGATTCAACAGATTGTTCTGATGTCCACGGCAATTGATGTTTTCCGCCATGTGTTCTATAGCTTTCCAACCCCCAAAGAATGTATCCATGATGGACTATATCATTAAACTTGCCTCTTCTTTTTGGATCTTCTTGAATAGTATAATACCACTTTGGTAACCCCTTATTTAGCTTGGCATTTGAAATGATAGACTTAGCTGCAGCATCCATACGGTCTTGTACAAAAAGTGATTCCTTTTTAGTAAAAATATCACCTTGCTCAGCTAAGAGCCTTGCTAAGGTTCCTAGAAACATAGCAGACACATTTACCGTAAAGTGACTATCTTCTTTCCTTGGACTATACCAGAAATAGCCACCCTCATTACTACTCGTCCATACATATTTACACCAATAAAGGGTGACTTTTGCCAAAAGGCCACGTATTTTTTTCTTTTTATCATTTGGGACCACGTTTTGGACTGACAAAGCATCTAAGAAGCCATTCATAACGATGGATGTTGTAATTGTATATGGATGATTGGGCGGATTGATTGACCCATCTTGAAAGGCATCCCACGCGTGTGGTAGCCCCCATCCCGGAATGCCGTCTTTATCTAAATCATTATTTTCTATCAGCCAGTCCGTAAGCTCTCGTATTCTATTAATACTGCTTTTATTATTAAGCTTTTTATAATATATTGCTTCAGACGAAAGCAACAATCCATAGGTCATGGGCTGAAATGAAATCCCTGGAAAAGTAGGCTCTAACCCTATCCCCATCTCTCCTTCTGGAAATTTAATTATTAGATTTTCATATAAACTACGTGCTTCCATTGCCTTCTTCCTTTCTTCCTATATTCCGAAAACTTTAAGAAGTAGCCCGGTTTCTTAAAAACTCTTCAATATATTGAATTAACTGCAGAGCTCTTGCCTGATTCGAGTGATATTGATGAATAAACGCAAATCCATTATCAGTAATGAATTGTCTTTCTTGTTCATTTTCTAAATAATGTGCCGCTTTCTCCTGAAAGTTTGACCGATCACAGGCCACAAAATGCTGTCCATCTATAAAACCAAGGTCAAGGATATCCTGAACTGGTTCCGCAAGCAAAAGAGTTCTGCAGGCCGGAGCCTCAAAGTACTTTAGAACCGGGTATTTATATACCCCACCACATGTGAAAAATATTTTCGAGCGATTTAATTCCTGGGCATACTTTTGATTTAATATGGCGCTGGAAGGGGCATCATGTCCCGGATGTGGATGAAAGACAAATCCCTTGGTATTTCTCATTTTCTCCAATACTTCTTCTCTAAAAGGGTATCTTCCTTTTGGTGTGTTCGTATTGTTTGGACTCGTTCCTTCCCGATCATAAACCTGTCCCATTAATAAGCAATCGATGTCTTTTTCTAACTGCCAGTCTTTAAAAATCCCGGAATTAATAGCAAACGGCCACCACCTGAATTTCTCCTGATATTCAGGAAATGTCTTTAAAAAGGGCGACTTGGTGAGGGAAAATATCATATCTATATTTGTATCTTTAAAGTATTGCCTTCTTACATAAGGAAAGTAATGCGTATCAATCACGATACATCCTTTTGGAATGTCCACCTGATCAAGACCGCTGATCATCGGTGAAAAGGCATACCCCCAGGCAACATCATAGTGGAGAATAAAATCAGGAGTAAACTTGATTCGTTTTAAAATTTCTTGAATGTTCCCGTCTTTGTACCAATATCTAACCTCGGCAAAACTCTCAATGGCAGTAATGGTTTCAAATTTCGGCAAATGCTTGGGGAACTTCTTCCAAAAGGGCTTGATCAGCAATAAAATTTTCAACTTATCATTCATTAACTACAACTCCTTTGATTACCAAGGGGTATTTTCATAATGAAGAACCCCCTTTAATAACGGGGGCTATTTATATTTATTTACATGCTTATCAAGCATATTAAATCCTTTTAACATGCCTATGGCCTTCAGATTGATAACGGGGGAATGATAAAGTGGATAGATTTCTAATGCTCTAAGAAAATGTGGATAGGCCTCATTATATTTTTTCAATAAAAGCAAGGATTCGCCAAGATAATTTTCCTCAAGATGATTTCGATTCTCTATTTTGCTGAAATGTTTAAACGCCCGCTGATAATCTTCTTCGATAAGCCCTTTCATTCCCTCAAAAAAAGTACGGTCCCGTTCATTTTTAATCAAAGGAATGGCCTCATTAAATAGAATAAAAGCTTCATTCGTCATCCATCTCCTGGAAAGAGCGATACCTGCAATTAGCTTAGCTGCAAATAAATTGTGGTCTGGACCATCATAGTTCCAACTTGCTTCATCAATATTTTTCAAGTCTTCATTGGTGATGTTCAGTTTTACATGACGTGACAGTACATCATAACTTCTCTGATTGGTCACGTTGGTCTGATGCCTTCTGTATAAATACAACGGCTCCGGGATATGGTACGACAAGCAATCCTCTACTGCCTTTAATATAAAGTCTGTATCTGAACCAACCTTAATGGTAGGATCATATTTTATATCTGTTTTCAGTACTTCTCTTTTAAAAATCATAGTTGGATTATTGAAGGGCGTACCCACATTCAAAAAGAACGAATAAATGTCTTGCGGTAATATGTTGCTTGATTGCCAATAGCCCAAAGGAGATCCATTTCCAGTAATGAGAAGCATATCAGAATGGACAAATCCAATACTTTGGTTTTTGATAATTTCCATAGTCCGCTCAAAACGATGTGGCAGGGATAGGTCGTCTGCTCCATGAAACGTAATGAAATCTCCTTCTGCCTCTGATAATCCCTTATTAAAAGCTTCAGCTACCCCTTTATTTTCTTGTTTGAAATACTTGATCCGCTTGTCACTAAACGATAGGATGACCTCTTCGCTGTTGTCAGTGGAACCATCGTTAACAATAAGCAGCTCCAAATCTTTTTCTGTTTGGTTCAACAGACTATTAATGGTTTCCTTTATAAATTTCTCCCCGTTGTATACAGGTAGAATGACACTAATCATAAAAACACCTCATGCATCATCATTGGGTCCTAATGACCCTCCGTCCTGATAGATACCAATCGAGCAAATGGCCAAAATCAATGGCCGGCTTATTCCTCTTGGCAATTTCTACACAAATGATATTAGCTGCAACCCCAGCGGATACAAAAGCAATGTCAAACTCATATTGATCCACTTCTTCCATCACTTTTTCGATAGAATCAAACCCTGGCACCATAATGGTACCTGAAATGGAGCTATAGCCCTTTTTAATGAAAAAGTCCTTTCCATCCACAGAACGATTTCCGATCAACAATACTTTGTAATTTCCTAAAATATTATGAAAGAAAGTGGTTTCCTGATTGAGTTGGTAGTTTATGAGGGAAGTTGTTAATTTCATTGTATGAAGTGGAAGGGTATATGCTTTTGCCACTTGATTAAACATTCTCTGGTAGACAGGGTATCTCGCTTCCGGCAATCCTACAATGTCAGCCTCTAGTAGATTCTTTACCAGCAAATCTCTTTTTTCATGATTGGGGACTTTGAAACCGCCCATTCCTTTTAACCGTCTGTTCGAATTGATTTCTTCTGATGAAACCAAAATGTCATGTGCCAAAGCCAGTATTTCACCATCACCGAGCCGGATCACACTGAACCCTTTCTTTTCCTTCAATGCCTGATTCAGTTGCTGCTCTACTTCCGCAGCTGTCTGTAAATGAATTAAATCCTTTGATAGGTTCTTCATGCCTTCCTCAATGATGTCTTCAATATTGAAAGGAAGGTATTGATTCTTTAATAACTTACCTTTAACAATTGCCTCTCCGCCTCGATAGATAGCCTCGGAAGCCAGTGAAGCCTTATCCCATGTACCTGGATAGCCAAGCCTGAATAAGTACTCCCATTGTTCCGGGGAAAATGAATAGGTCAATCGAAAAACCCCTTTAGCCTTAAAGTTAAAATATTCTCCACAATGAGTTCATTTTAGGTATATTCATTTATCAGCAAGAAGTGCCTCCCACAGAGATTGCACATGAAAGAAAAATTCCGAATAGGAAGTTGCGTCGCCTAACAGTTTAACCGATTCAATGGAAGAGGATTTTATTTTCGCTTCATCAAGGAGTAGCGCATTCAGTAAATAAAAATCAGCGTTATGGGGGTATTGGCTGATCCACTCTTTTACTCGTTTTTTTGCCTGTTGCTTCCTTTGCAGCCTCATAAGGGTGATAATAATCCAGCGGGCTGCTACTGCTTTATCTTTCGGATTTTCTTGATTCTCATGTAAATAAATAAAGTCATCCAATGCTTTTTCATATTCCCTTAATAAAAAAGAGCTGTAGCCCGGGAGATTAAATAACTGAAGTTTGTTAGTAGGTTTTAGTGGACAAAAACAATGCTCTGTATTCCCTTCGCTCCCATTTTTACGATGTGCAATGACTTCCCATCTGGCAATTTTGGGAGCCTTGTCAAAACTATAGATTACCGGGGCTTTTACTATATCCGCATGAGTAACAAGCAAAAATCTTTTCAATTTTCCGTAATCCTCTTGGTTCAAAAACTGCTCTGCATTTACGCCTATTTCCCAATTATTCAAGTCATTTGAGGACTGGATGTTATAGGAAGCAATATTTTTATAATAGTGTAGGATATCATTTATTATGGTTTCCCATTTATACTTTTGTGCTGTTTGAAGGCCATTCTTTCTTAGTTTGGATTGGATCTCTTGACTGCCTAATACCTGTACGATTTTTTCAGCCATGTCATCAGGATTTTTCATCTGACAGATGTAAGCATTCTCCTGATCTACCGCGTATTCGAGTACCCCTGCATTGTTTGTAGTAACAACAGGACAACCACAAGCCATTGCCTCTAGCGTCGGAAGTGAAAAACTTTCATAAGTCGACCCACAAATAAACAAGGATGCCCCTCTATAGAGATTGCTGATTTTTTGCTGAGTGGGGTTAACGAACACCTTTGTTACTCTCTTTTTCATCGCTTCAGATGGCTGTTCTGGTGTGATCCAATATAAATCCATATTAAATTCATTTTTTACTTTGTCGTATGCTGTAATTATGTCAGAGATACCTTTAAATTTTGCGCTTTCTCCGCCCACCATTAATAGGTATGGCCGGTCACCCTTTTCCTTTTCTCCATCTGTGGTAAATACATCTTCATCAACCGCATTAGGGAAAACCTGTGCTTCTCTGCCGTATATGTTAGTAATAAGCTTAGCTGCCTGGTGGGAGACCGTGTAAATAAAAGGGGAAATCTCAAATTGTTTCTGAATGAAATTCTTTAATGTACGATTCATAGAATCATAGTCAAATAAATGAAAATCTCCCTGTTCAAAATAAACAACCGGAGCAATACCTGTTTCCATACATGCTTGAATATGATCCCAGTAGGTAGCGACAATTAGGTCACAGAGGGGAATCCCTTTTGCCAGCTCTAATTCAAAAGGAACTTGAATATACTCAGCTTCGATTGGATACCAGGACGGTTTTTGGAAATGAGATACCAAGGTTACTTTAGCCCCAGCTTTTTGGAGCCTGTTGGCATGCTCGAGGATGATTTTCACCCCACCGGAAATGCCTACATGTGTCATGGCGTAGACAATATGCAGCTGATCGATATTTTTATTTGACTGTATTAATTTCTGACTGTTAGCTAACTTATATCTTTCTAATCTCCTATTAAATTCTTTTGAACGAAGTTCCTGTATCACGTTGGCCTCCAAAGTTTTTTATTCTATTCTATGTTTCAATAAAAAAAAGAACAGTGCTTGCCAAACATGACAAGCACCGCTGATGATTTTAATTTTTATAATGGTTCACAAGTTAAACCTGCGCCTTGAGATGCTCCATTTGCTCTAATGTCTTGAATCTTCGCGATATGACAAGTACTAAGGATATATGTGTCTTGTCCTGTTGTAATTTTTACAAGTCCTTCTTGTATATCAACGATTCTCGCATTCTGAATATTGTCAAAGAACCCATCAGTAAAGTAATCGGCTGTGGCTGTTATACCTCTAATCATTTCCAAAATTGCCCTTGTTGGCTGCTCACAGCATTCACATTCGCCAGTACGATCAACTCCAGTCGGTCCTACTGGAAGTGTTATACCGGTTAATAGACCATCACCCTGTACACCAA comes from the Neobacillus sp. PS2-9 genome and includes:
- a CDS encoding acyltransferase, giving the protein MESKSNLTNVKLGENVKIYDFVNAYGCEIGDGTRIGAFVEIQKGVKIGKNCKISSHSFLCEGVYIADGVFIGHGVMFTNDMFPKATNADGTLQTDAEWTLLETVVEERVSIGSGCTILPGITIGKGALIGAGSVVTKNVPANSIVAGNPAKLIRIIKE
- a CDS encoding Gfo/Idh/MocA family oxidoreductase is translated as MLRAGVIGCGYWGPNIIRNLDALPEVDLMYIADLNTDQLNKQKALYPHVTITTNYQDIIKDPSIDMVLIVTPVNTHYHFAKEALMNGKHVFIEKPLTNSVKSSTDLCKMAESKNLTLMVGHTFIYTSAVRKMKEIIDSGEIGEIKYISSQRLNMGLYQRDINVLWDLAPHDLSIVDYLIDGQITKVEAYGQRNVNPELEDTAFLNLTFSNGEKVYIMNSWQYPEKVRKMAVIGTEGMIIYDDMESEKKVKVFLKHVDISQNDNGEVSYSYMNERDYIPELVLKEALHVELAHFADCVRNNKEPLTSGNKGLNVVKVLEESDFLLRSNKK
- a CDS encoding DegT/DnrJ/EryC1/StrS family aminotransferase gives rise to the protein MTIPFLDLQAQYRSIKDEIKAAVEQIFENCAFIGGQEVERFEKSFAQYCQAAHCVSVANGTDALWLTLKAMDIGPGDEVILPANTFIATAEAITAVGASPVFVDHDIDTYTINTSAISDKISEKTKAIIAVHLYGQTADMDPILKIAAEHGLKVIEDAAQAHGAEYKGIRAGSIGDAACFSFYPGKNLGAYGDGGAVVTNDQNLAEKVRFLSQHGSKVKYIHEIAGYNSRLDGVQAAILNIKLKYIEQWTEARRKNAELYRNLLKDSSIVFPTEREHCRHVYHLFVIRVKNRDVVQRNLLNRGIQTGIHYPTPIHLSEAYRNLGIPEGSFPISEDYAKELLSLPMYAELSEDQIKEICDTLRDIVD
- a CDS encoding glycosyltransferase — its product is MNDKLKILLLIKPFWKKFPKHLPKFETITAIESFAEVRYWYKDGNIQEILKRIKFTPDFILHYDVAWGYAFSPMISGLDQVDIPKGCIVIDTHYFPYVRRQYFKDTNIDMIFSLTKSPFLKTFPEYQEKFRWWPFAINSGIFKDWQLEKDIDCLLMGQVYDREGTSPNNTNTPKGRYPFREEVLEKMRNTKGFVFHPHPGHDAPSSAILNQKYAQELNRSKIFFTCGGVYKYPVLKYFEAPACRTLLLAEPVQDILDLGFIDGQHFVACDRSNFQEKAAHYLENEQERQFITDNGFAFIHQYHSNQARALQLIQYIEEFLRNRATS
- a CDS encoding glycosyltransferase; this translates as MISVILPVYNGEKFIKETINSLLNQTEKDLELLIVNDGSTDNSEEVILSFSDKRIKYFKQENKGVAEAFNKGLSEAEGDFITFHGADDLSLPHRFERTMEIIKNQSIGFVHSDMLLITGNGSPLGYWQSSNILPQDIYSFFLNVGTPFNNPTMIFKREVLKTDIKYDPTIKVGSDTDFILKAVEDCLSYHIPEPLYLYRRHQTNVTNQRSYDVLSRHVKLNITNEDLKNIDEASWNYDGPDHNLFAAKLIAGIALSRRWMTNEAFILFNEAIPLIKNERDRTFFEGMKGLIEEDYQRAFKHFSKIENRNHLEENYLGESLLLLKKYNEAYPHFLRALEIYPLYHSPVINLKAIGMLKGFNMLDKHVNKYK
- a CDS encoding GT-D fold domain-containing glycosyltransferase, translated to MTYSFSPEQWEYLFRLGYPGTWDKASLASEAIYRGGEAIVKGKLLKNQYLPFNIEDIIEEGMKNLSKDLIHLQTAAEVEQQLNQALKEKKGFSVIRLGDGEILALAHDILVSSEEINSNRRLKGMGGFKVPNHEKRDLLVKNLLEADIVGLPEARYPVYQRMFNQVAKAYTLPLHTMKLTTSLINYQLNQETTFFHNILGNYKVLLIGNRSVDGKDFFIKKGYSSISGTIMVPGFDSIEKVMEEVDQYEFDIAFVSAGVAANIICVEIAKRNKPAIDFGHLLDWYLSGRRVIRTQ
- a CDS encoding glycosyltransferase family 4 protein — translated: MIQELRSKEFNRRLERYKLANSQKLIQSNKNIDQLHIVYAMTHVGISGGVKIILEHANRLQKAGAKVTLVSHFQKPSWYPIEAEYIQVPFELELAKGIPLCDLIVATYWDHIQACMETGIAPVVYFEQGDFHLFDYDSMNRTLKNFIQKQFEISPFIYTVSHQAAKLITNIYGREAQVFPNAVDEDVFTTDGEKEKGDRPYLLMVGGESAKFKGISDIITAYDKVKNEFNMDLYWITPEQPSEAMKKRVTKVFVNPTQQKISNLYRGASLFICGSTYESFSLPTLEAMACGCPVVTTNNAGVLEYAVDQENAYICQMKNPDDMAEKIVQVLGSQEIQSKLRKNGLQTAQKYKWETIINDILHYYKNIASYNIQSSNDLNNWEIGVNAEQFLNQEDYGKLKRFLLVTHADIVKAPVIYSFDKAPKIARWEVIAHRKNGSEGNTEHCFCPLKPTNKLQLFNLPGYSSFLLREYEKALDDFIYLHENQENPKDKAVAARWIIITLMRLQRKQQAKKRVKEWISQYPHNADFYLLNALLLDEAKIKSSSIESVKLLGDATSYSEFFFHVQSLWEALLADK